The Brassica oleracea var. oleracea cultivar TO1000 chromosome C6, BOL, whole genome shotgun sequence genome includes a region encoding these proteins:
- the LOC106299227 gene encoding SKP1-like protein 11, with product MSPSKIIVLKSSDGETFEVEEAVALQSQTIAHMVEDNCIDGGIPLANVTGGILAKVIEYCRKHVAVVPDGDGNSSSSLEEELRNWDAEFLSNIDQSTLFHLIMAANFLNVKDLLDLTCQAVADMIKGKSPEEIRAQLNIENDFTPEEEAQIRAENQWAFE from the coding sequence ATGTCGCCGTCCAAAATTATTGTGTTGAAAAGCTCCGATGGTGAGACCTTTGAGGTTGAAGAAGCAGTGGCTCTCCAGTCCCAAACCATAGCTCACATGGTTGAAGATAACTGCATCGATGGCGGAATCCCTCTTGCCAATGTCACCGGCGGGATCCTCGCCAAAGTAATTGAGTACTGCAGGAAACACGTCGCCGTAGTCCCTGATGGTGATGGTAATTCGTCTTCATCCTTGGAAGAGGAGCTGAGAAATTGGGACGCTGAGTTTTTGAGTAATATCGACCAGTCTACGCTCTTTCACCTGATTATGGCTGCTAATTTTCTAAACGTCAAAGATCTTCTTGATCTCACTTGCCAAGCAGTCGCCGATATGATTAAAGGTAAATCTCCAGAAGAGATTCGAGCTCAACTCAACATCGAGAATGACTTTACACCCGAAGAAGAAGCGCAGATTCGCGCTGAAAACCAATGGGCTTTTGAGTGA
- the LOC106299812 gene encoding uncharacterized WD repeat-containing protein C3H5.08c — protein sequence MKSVEVDDEFFDSSDVLSVGQVEEEEFQVWSGEPVSVEERREQFLKKMGLLEEKPYSSICFKRINDDSDEVTSSSESSCGECCVREENHGSTNSMSDEEETESEQSSMSNASSSPSPSFSKKMTPKKWLFECFVGEDEYKSKEEVTMSKVKVKTNKKSHVELSAAYKVQEINGHKGKIWALKFSPDGKFLATGGEDGFVKIWRITLSASFVGQELMREHEALVMFPRKAFYLEETPFQELYGHTGDVLDLAWSDSNLLLSASKDKTVRLWRVGCDECLHVFHHNNYVTCVQFNPVNKNNFISGSIDGKARIWGLSEQRVVAWTDARDSISAICYQHNGNGFVVGCITGDCRFYRISGDEVLTEEQIHIRGRNRITAVEFCPGSSEKVVVSSDDSKLRIFDRSKILQKFKASAKFGKQSSASFVSSAGKHILSVRRGHGVFLWDNDGFPAKKQATTSRSFEYFNSPGVSVAAAWSPTGNEVSRVSLEEDETRRALRQLQSSGRLSRSSRVTATWPEEKLTSSVGGAWRLVIVTASLDGVIRTFHNYGLPRNL from the exons ATGAAGAGTGTAGAAGTCGATGATGAGTTCTTTGATTCATCTGATGTTTTGTCCGTTGGACAAGTAGAGGAAGAAGAGTTTCAAGTTTGGTCGGGTGAGCCAGTTAGTGTTGAGGAACGTCGTGAACAGTTCCTCAAGAAAATGGGTCTACTCGAGGAGAAACCGTACTCCTCTATATGTTTCAAGAGGATAAATGATGACAGCGATGAGGTTACTAGCTCTTCAGAGTCATCTTGTGGTGAGTGTTGTGTTAGGGAAGAGAACCACGGATCAACTAATTCAATGTCTGATGAGGAAGAGACAGAATCAGAACAAAGCTCAATGTCTAATGCTTCTTCAAGTCCATCTCCGAGTTTCAGCAAGAAGATGACTCCGAAGAAATGGTTGTTCGAGTGCTTCGTAGGAGAAGATGAATACAAGTCAAAGGAAGAAGTGACGATGAGCAAAGTGAAAGTGAAGACTAACAAGAAGAGTCATGTGGAGTTATCCGCAGCGTACAAGGTACAAGAGATTAATGGACACAAAGGGAAGATTTGGGCGTTGAAGTTTAGTCCTGATGGTAAGTTCTTAGCAACGGGAGGCGAAGATGGATTTGTGAAGATATGGAGAATCACGTTATCAGCTTCTTTCGTCGGGCAAGAGCTAATGAGGGAACATGAAGCGTTGGTTATGTTCCCTCGGAAAGCTTTTTATCTTGAAGAAACACCGTTTCAAGAACTCTATGGTCACACCGGAGATGTCTTGGACTTGGCATGGTCAGACTCAAAT CTGCTTCTTTCAGCTTCTAAAGACAAGACAGTTCGGTTATGGAGAGTTGGTTGTGACGAGTGTCTTCATGTCTTTCATCATAACAACTACG TGACGTGCGTTCAGTTCAACCCTGTGAACAAGAACAACTTCATAAGCGGATCCATAGATGGAAAAGCTCGAATCTGGGGCTTATCAGAACAGAGAGTCGTCGCTTGGACCGACGCTCGTGACTCCATTTCTGCAATCTGCTACCAACACAACGGCAAT GGGTTCGTCGTTGGTTGCATCACCGGAGATTGCAGGTTCTATCGAATCTCAGGTGACGAAGTGTTAACGGAGGAGCAGATTCATATCAGGGGGCGAAACAGAATCACCGCCGTGGAGTTCTGTCCGGGAAGCTCCGAGAAAGTAGTGGTATCTTCCGATGACTCGAAGCTCCGGATCTTTGATAGATCCAAGATCCTTCAAAAGTTCAAAG CTTCGGCGAAGTTTGGGAAACAGTCGTCGGCGTCGTTTGTTTCTTCCGCCGGGAAACATATTTTATCAGTGCGACGAGGCCACGGTGTCTTCCTCTGGGATAACGATGGCTTTCCGGCGAAGAAACAAGCGACGACGTCGCGCTCTTTCGAGTATTTTAACTCGCCGGGTGTTTCCGTCGCGGCGGCTTGGTCTCCGACGGGAAATGAAGTGTCCAGAGTGTCCTTAGAAGAGGACGAAACTCGGCGAGCGTTGAGACAGCTACAGAGCTCCGGGAGATTGTCTCGTTCCTCTCGTGTGACCGCCACGTGGCCTGAGGAGAAGCTTACGTCCTCCGTCGGCGGCGCGTGGAGGCTTGTGATTGTTACGGCGAGTTTAGATGGGGTGATTAGGACATTCCATAATTATGGACTGCCACGTAATTTGTAG
- the LOC106297230 gene encoding uncharacterized protein LOC106297230, translating into METEFVETMCQLERFFPPALFDIMFHLPIHLSKEARLGGPVHFRWMYPFERYMKTLKAFVKNYTRPEACMAEAYLVGECVAFCLEFLKDSVPVQEAVNRNEDVEADRMVVEGRPLQKGIEVTLSDKDRDIAHRYVLMNMTSLDPFLEMHLEELQAKDARFARNETLLWKNHNENFAEWLKNKQIHSDSTDSHSKEIRWLAFGPRNVALAHKGFIINGQRFHTDAVKLKTQNSGVTYEAFSMCRSSARDMRQVADMLTYYGVIKEILLIDYHMFKVPLFRCNWANTRNGAKEEDGFTLVNLHMNQVAYLKDPFILPSQAKQVFYSREDDNSNWYVVMRAPPRGYHELETEEDLVGAPLHVQEVDDMVDEASDDDSVYVRDNCEGLLVVD; encoded by the exons ATGGAGACAGAGTTTGTGGAAACAATGTGTCAACTGGAGCGCTTCTTCCCTCCAGCCCTTTTTGATATCATGTTCCACCTTCCAATACATCTATCAAAAGAGGCACGCTTGGGAGGACCAGTACACTTCCGCTGGATGTATCCCTTCGAAAG GTACATGAAAACACTAAAGGCTTTTGTTAAGAATTATACAAGGCCAGAAGCATGTATGGCTGAGGCGTATTTAGTTGGAGAATGCGTTGCATTTTGTTTAGAGTTCCTTAAAGATTCAGTACCAGTTCAAGAAGCAGTTAATCGTAATGAAGATGTTGAGGCTGACAGAATGGTGGTTGAAGGCCGACCTCTGCAGAAGGGTATAGAGGTTACCCTTTCAGATAAAGATAGAGACATTGCACATCGCTATGTGCTAATGAACATGACATCTTTGGATCCCTTTCTTGA GATGCATTTGGAAGAGTTACAAGCTAAGGATGCTCGATTTGCTAGAAATGAAACTTTGTTATGGAAAAACCATAATGAGAACTTTGCAGAATGGCTTAAAAATAAG CAGATTCATTCAGACTCAACAGATAGTCATTCTAAGGAGATAAGGTGGTTGGCATTTGGACCAAGAAATGTTGCTTTAGCACATAAAGGATTCATCATCAATGGCCAACGGTTTCATACTGATGCGGTCAAGCTGAAGACACAAAACAGTGGAGTAACTTATGAAGCCTTTAGCATGTGTAGATCAAGTGCTCGAGATATGAGACAGGTCGCTGATATGCTTACATACTATGGAGTGATAAAGGAGATTTTACTCATCGACTATCACATGTTCAAAGTGCCACTGTTTAGATGCAACTGGGCAAACACAAGGAATGGTGCGAAGGAAGAAGATGGCTTCACTCTTGTTAACCTTCATATGAACCAAGTAGCCTATTTGAAAGATCCATTCATTCTACCTTCTCAAGCGAAACAGGTTTTCTACTCTAGGGAGGATGATAATTCAAATTGGTATGTTGTTATGAGAGCACCACCTAGAGGTTATCATGAGTTGGAAACAGAAGAGGATTTAGTTGGTGCACCTTTGCATGTCCAAGAAGTTGATGATATGGTTGATGAAGCTTCGGATGATGATAGTGTTTATGTTAGGGATAATTGTGAAGGTTTATTAGTGGTAGATTGA